In one window of Hevea brasiliensis isolate MT/VB/25A 57/8 chromosome 10, ASM3005281v1, whole genome shotgun sequence DNA:
- the LOC110668291 gene encoding probable carboxylesterase 18, whose protein sequence is MGSKASPETAPTQPALPWKTRLTVSLISTFSDATRRSDRTINRRLLNFFDFKSPPSPTKPIRSVISFDTMVDSTRNLWFRLYFPTGSTTETAAAACCANMLHDDSLPNDKGSNNVLPVMIFFHGGGFSFLSAASRYYDIACRRFSRRLPAIVISVNYRLTPEHCFPCQYDDGFDVLKFLDENHTTALPANADLSKCFLAGDSAGANLAHHVAVKACRTRFRVAKVVGLISIQPFFGGEERTESEMRLTGSLLVSVPRTDWCWKVFLPEGMNRDHYAVNVSGPNAEDISGLDYPRTLVFVAGWDPLQDWQRRYYEWLKRSGKEATLIEYPNMIHAFYIFPELAESSQLISQVKDFVAASKL, encoded by the coding sequence ATGGGCAGCAAAGCAAGCCCTGAAACAGCACCAACACAACCAGCTCTTCCATGGAAGACACGTCTCACCGTCTCACTCATTTCAACCTTTTCGGATGCCACCCGCCGTTCCGACCGCACCATAAACCGCCGTCTCCTCAACTTCTTCGACTTCAAGTCACCTCCTTCCCCCACCAAACCAATCCGTTCCGTTATCTCCTTCGACACCATGGTTGACAGCACCCGCAACTTATGGTTTCGCCTATACTTCCCAACCGGAAGTACAACAGAGACAGCAGCAGCAGCTTGTTGCGCGAATATGCTTCACGATGACTCCTTACCTAACGATAAGGGCAGCAACAATGTTCTCCCGGTGATGATTTTCTTCCATGGAGGAGGATTTTCGTTTCTTAGCGCTGCAAGCAGATATTACGACATCGCTTGCCGCAGATTCTCACGTAGACTCCCTGCCATCGTAATCTCCGTCAACTACCGTCTCACCCCTGAACACTGCTTCCCTTGTCAATATGATGACGGTTTTGACGTCCTCAAATTCCTTGATGAGAATCACACCACCGCGTTGCCAGCCAATGCGGATTTATCAAAATGTTTCCTTGCTGGAGATAGTGCCGGGGCAAACTTGGCTCATCACGTGGCGGTTAAGGCATGCCGGACACGATTTCGGGTCGCTAAGGTTGTTGGATTAATATCTATACAGCCGTTTTTTGGAGGAGAGGAGAGAACCGAGTCGGAGATGCGACTGACTGGGTCGCTGTTGGTTTCGGTTCCTCGAACAGATTGGTGTTGGAAGGTGTTTCTGCCGGAAGGGATGAATCGGGACCATTACGCGGTGAACGTGAGCGGACCTAATGCGGAGGATATTTCAGGTCTGGATTATCCAAGAACGTTGGTGTTTGTAGCCGGGTGGGACCCTTTACAGGATTGGCAGAGGAGATACTACGAATGGCTAAAGAGATCCGGAAAAGAGGCAACTCTGATAGAATATCCAAATATGATTCATGCCTTTTACATCTTCCCCGAATTGGCAGAGTCCTCCCAATTGATCTCCCAGGTCAAGGATTTTGTTGCAGCATCTAAGCTATAA